A single genomic interval of Psychroserpens sp. NJDZ02 harbors:
- a CDS encoding TerB family tellurite resistance protein, with product MSFSDLFDSGFKKRNEDHFAAIVRVAMSDGVISEAEKAFLDRLARNLDISEEEYKQILVDYKEHPINPPTSYDQRLERLYDLSRMVWADHIEGPKQTAILERLCVGLGFKSSNAQYVTHKALELVHEGVDLDTFTDEIKTMNR from the coding sequence ATGTCATTTTCAGATTTATTCGATAGTGGATTTAAAAAGCGTAATGAAGATCATTTTGCTGCAATAGTACGTGTAGCCATGAGTGATGGTGTGATTAGTGAGGCTGAGAAAGCGTTTTTGGATCGTTTAGCACGTAATTTAGATATTAGTGAAGAGGAGTATAAGCAGATATTGGTTGATTATAAAGAACACCCAATTAATCCACCAACTTCTTACGATCAACGTTTAGAGCGTTTATACGATTTATCAAGAATGGTATGGGCTGATCATATTGAAGGTCCTAAGCAAACGGCTATTTTAGAGCGTTTATGTGTTGGTTTAGGGTTTAAATCTAGCAATGCACAATATGTAACGCATAAAGCTTTAGAGCTGGTACATGAAGGTGTTGATTTGGATACGTTTACTGATGAGATTAAAACAATGAACAGATAA
- the mfd gene encoding transcription-repair coupling factor, whose amino-acid sequence MSKNVISQTYLKSLQLQKLHTAIAQTQSKTHLKGLVGSSLSYAITQTFKNSDLPFLLIFNDKEEAAFYLNDLEQLVNKTDVLFYPGSYRRPYQIEETDNANVLLRSEVLNRINSRKKPAIIVTYPDALFEKVVTRKELERNTLKITVNDSLSIDFVNEILFEYKFKRVDFVTEPGEFSVRGGIVDVFSFSHDEPYRIEFFGDEVDSIRTFDVETQLSTEQIKKISVIPNVANKLMDESRQSFLKYIAQKTVVFGKNFDLTFDRIDDFFDKAIAAFVNLNPDIKHAKPSELFCNAAELKKQLLDFTLVEFGTDTVFNTTETIQHNTSPQPAFNKQFNLLIDNLNSNHNNDYTNYIACVSEQQAKRFHDIFDDVEQDVHYQTITLSLYQGFVDHDNKLVVYTDHQIFERYHKFHVKNGYAKKQAITLKDLTNLDIGDYVTHIDHGIGKFGGLQKIDVEGKKQEAIKLVYGERDVLYLSIHSLHKITKFNGKDGKPPKVYKLGSKAWKTLKEKTKSRVKHVAFNLIKLYAKRKLEKGYQYKQDSYLQHELEASFIYEDTPDQITATADIKVDMESERPMDRLICGDVGFGKTEVAIRAAFKAVDNGKQVAILVPTTILAFQHHKTFSERLKDFPVTVDYVNRFRTAKQKKDTLEKLEKGHVDIIIGTHQLASKNVKFKDLGLLIVDEEQKFGVAVKEKLKTLKDNVDVLTLTATPIPRTLQFSLMAARDLSVITTPPPNRYPIESNVIRFTEEAIRDAVSYEIERGGQIFFIHNRIENIKEVAGMIQRLVPDAKIGIGHGQLEGKKLESLMLGFMDGDFDVLVSTTIIESGLDVPNANTIFINNANNFGLSDLHQMRGRVGRSNKKAFCYFITPEYSAMTDDARKRIQALEQFTELGSGFNIAMKDLEIRGAGDLLGGEQSGFINEIGFDTYQKILNEAIEELKENEFKDLYNEPLENKEYVKDITIDTDFELLFPDDYVNNIAERLNLYTQLNNFKTEAELAEFETQLSDRFGELPIQVIDLINSVRIKWIATKLGMEKVIMKQGKLISYFINDQQSSFYQSPNFTKLLKYVQSHPQACKMKEKQTRNGLRLLLTFDNIKTVKKALNALNPILE is encoded by the coding sequence GTGAGTAAAAACGTAATCTCGCAGACCTATTTAAAGTCTTTGCAATTGCAAAAACTTCATACTGCTATAGCCCAAACCCAAAGTAAGACACATTTAAAAGGTTTAGTAGGCTCTTCCCTATCCTACGCTATAACACAAACGTTTAAAAATAGTGACCTTCCTTTTTTACTTATTTTTAATGATAAAGAAGAAGCTGCCTTTTACCTCAACGATTTAGAGCAACTCGTAAACAAAACAGACGTCCTCTTTTATCCAGGGAGCTACCGTAGACCTTATCAAATAGAAGAAACTGATAATGCTAATGTATTGTTACGGTCTGAAGTCTTAAACCGTATTAACTCGCGTAAAAAACCCGCAATTATAGTTACTTATCCTGATGCGCTATTTGAAAAAGTAGTCACCAGAAAAGAACTAGAACGTAATACCCTAAAAATTACAGTAAACGATAGCTTATCAATAGATTTTGTCAACGAAATTCTGTTTGAATACAAATTTAAACGCGTTGATTTTGTTACAGAACCAGGAGAATTTTCTGTACGTGGTGGAATTGTAGATGTATTTTCTTTCTCTCATGACGAGCCCTATCGTATCGAGTTTTTTGGAGACGAAGTAGACAGTATTAGAACTTTTGATGTCGAAACGCAATTATCAACAGAACAGATAAAAAAAATTAGCGTCATTCCCAACGTTGCTAATAAGTTAATGGACGAGTCCAGGCAAAGCTTTTTAAAATATATTGCACAAAAAACTGTCGTTTTTGGTAAAAACTTCGATTTGACTTTTGATAGGATTGATGACTTTTTTGATAAAGCAATTGCTGCTTTTGTAAACCTCAATCCAGACATAAAACACGCAAAACCATCAGAGTTATTCTGTAATGCTGCCGAACTTAAAAAACAACTGTTAGACTTTACCTTAGTAGAGTTTGGTACAGATACCGTTTTTAACACTACCGAAACCATACAACACAACACCTCGCCTCAACCTGCTTTTAACAAGCAGTTTAATTTATTAATAGACAATTTAAACAGTAATCACAATAACGATTACACCAATTATATTGCTTGTGTTAGCGAGCAGCAAGCAAAACGTTTTCATGATATTTTTGACGATGTCGAACAAGATGTACATTACCAAACAATAACATTGTCATTATACCAAGGGTTTGTCGACCATGACAATAAATTAGTCGTTTATACAGATCACCAAATTTTTGAACGCTATCATAAATTTCATGTAAAAAATGGTTACGCTAAAAAGCAAGCCATCACCTTAAAAGACTTAACTAATCTTGATATTGGAGACTATGTAACACATATAGATCATGGAATTGGAAAATTTGGTGGACTTCAAAAAATAGATGTCGAAGGTAAAAAACAAGAAGCTATAAAATTGGTTTACGGAGAGCGCGACGTCTTATATTTAAGCATACACTCTCTTCATAAAATAACTAAATTTAATGGTAAGGATGGTAAACCACCAAAAGTTTATAAACTAGGTAGTAAAGCTTGGAAAACACTTAAAGAAAAAACAAAATCTAGAGTTAAGCACGTTGCTTTCAACTTAATTAAACTATATGCTAAACGTAAACTAGAGAAAGGATACCAATATAAACAGGACAGCTATTTACAACACGAATTAGAGGCTTCTTTTATTTATGAAGATACTCCCGACCAAATTACCGCGACAGCAGACATAAAAGTCGATATGGAAAGCGAGCGTCCAATGGATCGCTTAATTTGTGGTGATGTTGGTTTTGGAAAAACAGAAGTTGCGATACGTGCCGCATTTAAAGCTGTTGATAATGGAAAGCAGGTTGCTATTTTAGTACCTACAACCATATTAGCGTTTCAACATCATAAAACTTTTTCAGAACGTTTAAAAGACTTTCCTGTAACGGTGGATTATGTCAACCGTTTTAGAACAGCTAAACAGAAAAAAGACACCTTAGAAAAGCTAGAAAAAGGACATGTAGATATCATCATAGGTACGCATCAACTAGCAAGTAAAAATGTAAAATTTAAAGACTTAGGATTATTAATTGTCGACGAAGAGCAAAAGTTTGGAGTTGCCGTTAAAGAAAAGCTAAAAACGCTAAAAGATAATGTAGACGTTTTAACGCTTACAGCCACACCAATACCAAGAACATTACAGTTTAGCTTAATGGCAGCTAGAGATTTATCGGTGATCACCACGCCTCCACCAAATCGTTATCCTATAGAAAGTAATGTTATACGATTTACAGAAGAAGCTATTAGGGATGCTGTAAGTTATGAAATAGAACGTGGTGGCCAGATCTTTTTTATTCATAATCGTATAGAAAACATTAAAGAAGTTGCTGGTATGATACAGCGTTTAGTACCAGATGCAAAAATCGGTATTGGACATGGGCAATTAGAAGGTAAAAAACTAGAAAGCTTAATGCTAGGCTTTATGGATGGTGATTTTGATGTTTTAGTCAGTACTACCATTATAGAAAGTGGATTAGACGTCCCAAATGCCAATACTATTTTTATCAATAACGCTAATAATTTTGGATTAAGTGACTTACACCAAATGCGTGGACGTGTTGGACGAAGTAACAAAAAAGCATTCTGTTATTTTATAACACCAGAATACTCGGCAATGACTGATGACGCCAGAAAACGTATCCAAGCATTAGAGCAGTTTACAGAACTAGGTAGTGGTTTTAATATCGCCATGAAAGATTTAGAAATCCGTGGTGCTGGAGATTTATTGGGAGGTGAACAAAGTGGTTTTATTAATGAAATCGGTTTTGATACTTACCAAAAAATACTAAACGAAGCGATTGAAGAGCTTAAAGAAAACGAATTTAAAGACCTTTACAACGAACCTTTAGAAAACAAAGAATACGTTAAAGATATTACAATAGATACCGATTTTGAGCTACTATTCCCAGACGATTATGTTAATAATATTGCAGAGCGTTTAAACCTTTATACTCAATTAAACAATTTCAAAACTGAAGCGGAATTAGCAGAATTTGAAACACAACTTTCAGACCGTTTTGGAGAGTTACCAATCCAAGTTATAGACTTAATTAATAGTGTACGCATCAAATGGATCGCGACTAAATTAGGTATGGAAAAAGTAATAATGAAGCAAGGTAAACTTATTAGTTACTTTATAAATGACCAACAAAGTAGCTTTTACCAAAGTCCTAATTTCACCAAACTCTTAAAATACGTACAGTCACACCCTCAGGCTTGTAAAATGAAAGAAAAACAGACTAGAAATGGCTTGCGTTTATTACTTACCTTTGACAACATTAAAACAGTAAAAAAGGCCCTAAACGCCTTAAATCCAATTTTGGAATAG
- a CDS encoding TlpA family protein disulfide reductase → MYKKIFFLLAILPNFIAAQNTIKGTFTPAEQFKFAFLYHVTADTSIFVDNTDISEDGSFVFNLKKNQAPGTYRIVYAQPQDEYNFDLLYNNEDIELTFDLEKGLEFITSDENKLWDSYNNSMSMIGQSLNAFYTSGGKKQRDFKKIIEILSTTQSEFEKAAEGKLVLNFITASQPYIPENLIDAKTFTENAKNNYFKHINFGNPILQNSNFLIEATLNYVFNFVDNEDKNASYITNINTVEKAIGNNPKVKKILLEILWSQFAIEENEPVANHIANAYLLDIAKTANDTELVNDLNYFKNASVGNIGPDFEIIIYDEDGEATTKKMHDLEEANNYLVVFWSTTCSHCLDEIPELHKLVETLEDSQLKVIAIALDEDRYRWKDMTYKFPEFYHVFGEGKWDNPIGDNYNVKATPSYFVLDKNKKIINKPYNVKAFEDYFKTLPQPKKEIEEGPSKKE, encoded by the coding sequence ATGTATAAAAAAATATTTTTTTTATTAGCTATATTACCCAATTTTATAGCGGCACAAAACACAATAAAAGGAACTTTTACTCCAGCAGAACAATTTAAGTTCGCGTTTTTATATCACGTTACAGCTGATACCTCAATTTTTGTGGACAATACCGATATTTCAGAAGATGGGAGTTTTGTATTCAATCTAAAAAAAAATCAAGCACCAGGAACCTACCGCATTGTTTATGCGCAACCTCAAGATGAGTATAATTTTGACCTGTTATATAATAATGAGGATATTGAATTGACCTTCGACTTAGAAAAAGGTTTAGAGTTTATAACCTCTGACGAAAACAAACTATGGGACTCATACAACAACAGCATGTCTATGATTGGTCAGAGCCTAAATGCTTTTTACACTTCCGGAGGAAAAAAACAGAGAGATTTTAAAAAAATTATTGAGATACTTAGTACAACACAGTCCGAATTTGAAAAAGCAGCCGAAGGCAAATTAGTCCTTAACTTTATAACGGCCAGTCAACCTTATATACCAGAAAATTTAATAGATGCTAAGACCTTTACGGAAAATGCTAAAAACAACTATTTTAAGCATATCAATTTTGGTAATCCGATACTTCAAAATTCAAATTTTTTAATTGAAGCGACCTTAAACTATGTATTTAATTTTGTTGATAACGAGGACAAAAACGCATCCTACATCACTAATATTAATACAGTAGAAAAAGCTATTGGAAATAATCCTAAAGTAAAGAAAATTCTATTAGAAATTTTATGGTCCCAATTTGCAATTGAAGAAAATGAACCTGTAGCTAATCACATTGCAAACGCTTATTTATTAGATATTGCAAAAACAGCAAATGACACCGAACTGGTTAATGATCTAAATTACTTCAAAAATGCTTCTGTTGGTAATATCGGGCCTGATTTTGAAATTATTATTTATGATGAAGACGGTGAAGCTACTACAAAAAAAATGCATGATTTAGAAGAAGCTAACAACTATCTAGTTGTTTTTTGGAGTACGACATGTTCACATTGTTTAGACGAGATACCAGAACTGCATAAGCTAGTTGAAACTCTAGAAGATAGTCAATTAAAAGTCATAGCAATTGCTTTAGATGAAGACCGCTACAGATGGAAAGACATGACGTATAAATTTCCAGAATTTTATCATGTTTTTGGCGAAGGAAAATGGGACAACCCCATTGGAGACAATTATAATGTAAAGGCAACCCCAAGTTATTTTGTTTTAGATAAGAACAAAAAAATAATCAACAAGCCTTATAATGTTAAAGCGTTTGAGGACTATTTCAAAACCTTACCTCAACCTAAAAAAGAGATCGAAGAAGGACCATCAAAAAAAGAATAA